The Candidatus Aminicenantes bacterium genome includes a window with the following:
- the tsaD gene encoding tRNA (adenosine(37)-N6)-threonylcarbamoyltransferase complex transferase subunit TsaD yields MLVLGFESSCDETAVALVERGDGNDRVVCEKIKSQVDLHARFGGVVPEIASRTHYESIDLLTTAVLEESGIGLQQVELLSVTTGPGLIGSLLIALSFAKGLSYRTGIPLVGVDHIAAHIEAAFITHPQIEFPLLALVVSGGHTTLFRLESRFDLEVLARTRDDAAGEVMDKVARHLGLGYPGGPLLDRMYDPGRDREFEFSHPRMSDGSADYSFSGYKAAALRLVRRHGIRADHPQLAGLTSSLLSSMVDYLVESLLQAADQHPAAGIVVSGGVSRNSLLRNRLENAFHKREIPLFLPQPQYCTDNASMIAWLGYDTWSTFPDRDYFPGYLNAYSRSDFSRRGPR; encoded by the coding sequence ATGCTGGTGCTGGGCTTTGAATCCTCGTGCGATGAAACCGCCGTAGCCCTGGTGGAGCGGGGCGACGGCAACGACCGCGTGGTATGTGAAAAGATCAAATCGCAGGTGGACCTGCATGCCCGCTTCGGCGGTGTGGTGCCTGAAATCGCCTCGCGCACCCACTACGAGAGCATCGACCTGCTGACCACCGCGGTACTGGAAGAGTCCGGTATCGGCCTTCAACAGGTGGAGCTGTTGAGCGTGACCACGGGACCCGGCCTGATCGGCTCGTTGCTCATCGCCCTCTCTTTTGCCAAGGGCCTGTCATACCGGACCGGCATCCCCCTGGTGGGCGTGGACCACATAGCCGCCCACATCGAGGCCGCGTTTATCACTCACCCGCAAATCGAATTCCCTCTCCTGGCCCTGGTGGTGTCCGGGGGACACACCACCCTGTTCCGCCTGGAATCGCGTTTTGACCTGGAGGTGCTGGCCCGCACCCGCGACGATGCCGCGGGCGAAGTGATGGACAAGGTGGCGCGCCACCTGGGGCTGGGGTATCCCGGCGGCCCGCTCCTGGACCGCATGTACGACCCCGGCCGCGACCGGGAATTCGAGTTTTCCCATCCCCGTATGAGTGATGGTTCAGCCGACTACTCTTTTTCCGGGTACAAGGCCGCGGCCCTGCGCCTGGTCCGGCGCCACGGCATCCGCGCCGACCACCCGCAACTGGCGGGCCTGACCTCTTCCCTGCTGTCATCGATGGTGGACTACCTGGTCGAATCACTGCTGCAGGCGGCGGATCAACACCCGGCCGCCGGGATCGTGGTTTCCGGTGGCGTGAGCCGCAACTCCCTGTTGCGCAACCGCCTGGAAAATGCCTTCCACAAAAGAGAGATTCCCCTTTTCCTGCCCCAGCCACAGTACTGCACGGACAACGCTTCCATGATCGCCTGGCTGGGATATGACACCTGGAGCACTTTTCCGGATAGGGATTACTTTCCGGGATATCTCAACGCCTATTCGCGCTCGGATTTCAGTCGCCGCGGTCCGCGCTGA
- a CDS encoding phosphoenolpyruvate carboxykinase (ATP): protein MNERDRIDAVIRRHPEVYDNPPRQEMIRHCIDYRETLVTRNGALALWTRPESTGRSPKDTYIVREPGTSADIDWDAPNNIPMDPGTLDMILEDALTLLAEKPRVYVTDRVIGADSGYALPVHTVADNSVTALFTDNMFRPIPPDIHRSRLNNRPFTLVVLPNDKLDPERYTGRLRELSDGATSNMVVAMDFSRDLGVIVGSAYLGSVKKLMFTVMNYMLPGIDVLPLHTSANEGPDAEIALFLGLSGTGKTTLSADPDRALLGDDEHGWSEPGISNFENGCYAKLINLSAEKEPEIHRAVMHDAPALEHGAILENVMMYPDGTVDLYDNRLTENSRGSYPLTFLSNIKTSSQGTHPYRILFLTADANGVLPPVAQLTEDQAMLWFLMGYTSKLAGTETGIKEPVSTFSRFFGAPFMPRNPDVYAAMLGEKLKAHGTRVFLVNTGWTGGPYGTGSRMDITVTRHIIRQVLDGNLEGLEFREDPRFHILVPVTFPGVDPAVLHPENSWRDPEAFKRRADTLAAEFSEHYDKAYGEKPIAASIRACCPGK from the coding sequence ATGAACGAAAGAGACCGCATCGACGCCGTGATTCGCCGGCACCCCGAAGTGTACGACAACCCTCCCAGGCAGGAAATGATCCGCCATTGCATCGATTACCGCGAGACCCTGGTCACGCGCAACGGCGCCCTGGCCCTGTGGACCCGTCCGGAATCCACCGGCCGCAGCCCCAAGGACACCTATATCGTGCGTGAACCGGGCACTTCAGCCGATATTGACTGGGACGCTCCCAACAACATCCCAATGGATCCCGGCACCCTGGACATGATCCTGGAGGACGCCCTGACCCTGCTGGCGGAAAAGCCACGCGTTTACGTGACCGACCGCGTGATCGGCGCGGACTCCGGTTATGCCCTGCCCGTGCATACCGTGGCCGACAACTCCGTGACTGCCCTGTTCACGGACAACATGTTCCGGCCCATCCCGCCGGACATCCATCGCAGCCGTCTCAACAACCGTCCCTTCACCCTGGTGGTGCTGCCCAACGACAAGCTGGACCCGGAACGCTACACCGGCCGGCTGCGTGAACTCTCAGACGGAGCAACCTCCAACATGGTGGTGGCAATGGATTTCTCTCGTGACCTGGGAGTGATCGTGGGCAGCGCCTACCTGGGAAGTGTCAAAAAATTGATGTTTACGGTGATGAACTACATGCTTCCCGGGATCGACGTGTTGCCCCTGCACACATCGGCCAACGAAGGCCCGGATGCGGAAATCGCCCTTTTCCTGGGCCTGAGCGGTACGGGCAAGACCACTCTGTCTGCGGACCCGGACCGCGCCCTGCTGGGTGATGACGAACACGGCTGGAGCGAACCGGGGATCTCGAATTTCGAGAACGGCTGCTATGCCAAGCTGATCAACCTGTCCGCGGAAAAAGAGCCGGAAATCCACCGCGCGGTCATGCACGACGCTCCCGCTCTTGAACACGGTGCCATACTGGAAAATGTCATGATGTATCCCGATGGAACAGTTGATCTCTATGATAACCGCCTGACGGAAAACTCCCGCGGCAGTTATCCCCTGACTTTTCTTTCCAACATCAAGACCTCTTCACAGGGAACCCACCCCTACCGCATCCTTTTTCTCACCGCGGACGCCAACGGGGTACTCCCCCCGGTGGCTCAACTTACTGAAGACCAGGCCATGTTGTGGTTCCTGATGGGTTATACCAGCAAGCTGGCGGGAACGGAAACCGGAATCAAGGAACCGGTTTCCACGTTTTCACGTTTTTTCGGCGCCCCCTTCATGCCCAGAAACCCAGATGTATACGCCGCCATGCTGGGCGAAAAACTCAAGGCCCATGGAACGCGGGTGTTTCTGGTCAACACCGGCTGGACCGGGGGGCCTTACGGCACGGGCAGTCGCATGGATATCACCGTTACCCGCCACATCATCCGCCAGGTGCTGGATGGCAACCTGGAGGGGTTGGAGTTCCGCGAAGATCCCCGTTTTCACATCCTGGTGCCCGTTACTTTCCCCGGTGTGGACCCCGCGGTACTGCATCCAGAGAATTCCTGGCGGGATCCCGAGGCGTTCAAACGCCGCGCGGACACCCTGGCAGCCGAATTCAGTGAACACTACGACAAGGCGTATGGTGAAAAACCGATCGCGGCGTCGATCCGCGCCTGTTGCCCCGGGAAATAA